In a single window of the Acetivibrio clariflavus DSM 19732 genome:
- a CDS encoding anti-sigma-I factor RsgI family protein — MNFGIHYTTGNQKEDQQLKNDPFTYLEKDKNNNCEEVYTEGNNDEDFVRKKTMENVLDLKKKLKRYGISFRDLLTCAPKNDDTIYMCIKTAKGIAANERILEEIEKKKKLPVQEILKAVNVFHGTLEKNGTYIIALCLIITSGLESLNFYINETYTKKEPNRNVGTVLESASDGVIVMTGDCNFLLLRKRKGMFLGQQIKFANWEVKRYNRSIARKVFAGVAVSCAAVLMLFFSRNLIYNPSDDRVYAFVDIDINPSLGLSIDKNNLVVDVNTINGDADVLLMDNDLRGLPVNDAIEMIFEFAHDRGFVYEDRENLVLISLGLNPDVDEEGDEEEKFIQLFNQIELEIKGDEVIVPLVIAVPQDTVKSAKRNNLSIGRQYIYENSQKFDFGEIRGGSIEDLVFESEIFDESS, encoded by the coding sequence ATGAATTTTGGAATTCATTATACCACCGGAAATCAAAAGGAAGACCAACAGTTAAAAAATGATCCGTTTACATACTTGGAAAAAGATAAAAACAATAATTGTGAAGAAGTGTATACTGAAGGGAATAACGATGAAGATTTCGTTAGAAAAAAGACCATGGAAAATGTATTGGATTTAAAGAAAAAACTTAAGAGGTACGGAATTTCTTTTCGCGACCTTTTGACTTGTGCCCCAAAGAACGATGATACAATATATATGTGTATAAAGACTGCTAAAGGGATAGCAGCGAATGAGCGGATTTTGGAAGAAATCGAGAAAAAGAAAAAACTACCCGTTCAAGAGATTTTAAAAGCAGTAAATGTATTTCACGGTACACTGGAAAAGAACGGTACCTATATAATTGCGCTATGCTTAATTATAACAAGCGGTCTGGAAAGTTTAAACTTTTACATAAATGAAACCTATACCAAAAAAGAACCGAATCGAAATGTGGGTACTGTTTTGGAATCGGCATCGGATGGTGTTATTGTGATGACCGGAGATTGCAATTTTCTTTTACTGAGAAAGAGAAAAGGAATGTTTTTGGGGCAGCAGATAAAATTTGCAAACTGGGAGGTAAAAAGATATAATCGAAGTATCGCAAGAAAAGTATTTGCAGGTGTGGCTGTATCATGTGCAGCTGTGTTAATGCTGTTTTTCAGTCGAAATCTTATATATAATCCTTCTGATGACAGGGTTTATGCCTTTGTTGATATTGATATAAATCCCAGTTTGGGGTTATCTATAGACAAAAATAACCTGGTTGTAGATGTTAATACAATAAATGGAGATGCGGATGTACTTCTAATGGATAATGATTTAAGGGGACTGCCGGTAAATGATGCAATTGAAATGATTTTTGAATTTGCCCATGACAGAGGTTTTGTATACGAGGATAGAGAAAATCTGGTTTTAATTTCCTTGGGTTTAAATCCTGATGTTGATGAGGAAGGCGATGAAGAGGAAAAATTTATTCAGCTTTTTAATCAGATTGAGTTGGAGATAAAGGGAGATGAAGTTATTGTACCGCTAGTGATTGCTGTGCCTCAAGATACTGTAAAGTCTGCAAAGAGAAACAACTTGTCAATAGGAAGACAGTATATTTATGAAAACTCGCAAAAGTTTGACTTTGGAGAGATAAGAGGAGGTTCCATAGAGGATTTGGTATTTGAAAGTGAAATTTTTGACGAAAGCAGTTAA
- a CDS encoding 6-phosphofructokinase, with product MSRLEGACMFGQSGGPTSVINASAAGVIQEALKQECITAVYGAAHGIKGVLEEKFYDMSKEDPYELELLKTTPSSALGSVRYKLKNADEDETDYKRLLEVFKKYNIRYFFYNGGNDSMDTCNKVSKYMQKVGYECRIMGVPKTIDNDLWGTDHCPGYGSAAKYIATSFMEVYHDARVYDTGMVTILEVMGRNAGWLTAASALAAYKGNGPDLIYLPEIPFSIEKFLDDVNRVYKANGKVIVAVSEGCKDEQGRYIAEMGATLAKDSFGHAQLGGAASILANIVKERLGTKVRGIEFSLLQRCAAHIASLTDVNEAYMAGQMAVRNAVEGKTDYMVAFERPEGPEYKCNIKLINLTDVANTEKKIPLEWINKEGNGLTEDFIKYALPLIQGESKPVLEDGLPRFAKLKKVLATK from the coding sequence ATGAGTCGTTTAGAAGGAGCATGTATGTTCGGCCAATCCGGAGGCCCAACATCAGTTATTAATGCAAGTGCTGCCGGAGTTATTCAGGAAGCATTGAAACAAGAATGTATTACAGCTGTTTATGGTGCAGCACACGGAATTAAAGGTGTTTTAGAAGAAAAATTCTATGATATGAGCAAGGAAGACCCTTATGAATTGGAACTTTTGAAAACTACACCATCATCCGCTCTCGGTTCAGTCAGATACAAACTCAAAAATGCTGATGAAGATGAAACAGATTACAAGAGACTTCTGGAAGTATTCAAGAAATACAACATAAGGTATTTCTTCTACAATGGCGGAAACGACTCAATGGATACTTGCAACAAAGTAAGCAAGTATATGCAGAAAGTTGGTTACGAGTGTAGAATTATGGGTGTTCCAAAGACAATAGATAACGATCTTTGGGGAACAGACCACTGTCCAGGTTATGGTAGTGCTGCAAAATACATAGCTACTTCCTTTATGGAAGTTTACCACGATGCAAGAGTTTACGATACCGGAATGGTAACAATTTTGGAAGTAATGGGTAGAAATGCAGGTTGGCTTACAGCAGCATCCGCTTTGGCTGCATATAAAGGAAACGGTCCTGACCTGATTTATTTGCCGGAAATTCCTTTCAGCATTGAAAAGTTCCTCGATGATGTAAACAGAGTATATAAAGCAAACGGTAAAGTTATCGTTGCCGTATCTGAAGGTTGTAAAGATGAACAAGGCAGATATATTGCCGAAATGGGTGCAACTCTTGCAAAAGATTCCTTCGGTCATGCTCAATTGGGTGGTGCCGCATCAATACTTGCAAACATCGTAAAAGAAAGACTGGGCACAAAAGTAAGAGGAATCGAGTTCAGCCTGCTTCAAAGATGTGCAGCTCATATTGCTTCATTGACAGACGTTAACGAAGCATATATGGCTGGACAAATGGCTGTTAGAAATGCTGTTGAAGGTAAAACAGACTACATGGTCGCTTTCGAAAGACCGGAAGGACCTGAATACAAGTGCAACATCAAGCTCATTAACCTTACAGACGTTGCTAATACCGAAAAGAAAATTCCATTAGAATGGATCAATAAGGAAGGCAACGGCTTGACAGAAGACTTCATTAAATATGCACTTCCTTTGATTCAAGGTGAATCCAAACCTGTATTGGAAGACGGGCTTCCAAGATTTGCAAAATTAAAGAAAGTTCTTGCTACAAAATAA
- a CDS encoding MinD/ParA family ATP-binding protein, producing the protein MDQQRERVDIKEILEKLSPRDKIYSAIETNKIIDNVIAFFPAGDSADCSILITNLAAAIAKKTWNVCIIDFKVFYPNIYKLLDCEAMPKGRGLIKLLRSDKIDFREEISDTKYKNLYLISPSPMDYLEEYFDFQFEDIERVINATKEMFDLVLIDVPNIPPLEFCVGAIKYCNVGFCVWSERIDCPQNTQRFLSFISSIGISSSKIANVILNNVQGFEYDKQIISEMGMKYIGEVPFVPAVINYSLDGRVYYVDSIILDKRYQRAMDRLVNLMVK; encoded by the coding sequence ATGGACCAACAACGGGAAAGAGTAGATATAAAGGAGATACTGGAGAAACTGTCACCCAGGGATAAGATATACAGTGCAATTGAAACCAATAAAATTATTGACAATGTAATAGCTTTCTTTCCGGCTGGAGACTCGGCCGATTGCTCCATATTGATAACAAACCTTGCCGCAGCAATAGCAAAAAAAACTTGGAATGTATGTATTATCGATTTTAAAGTTTTTTATCCCAATATATATAAGCTGCTGGACTGCGAAGCCATGCCGAAGGGCAGGGGGCTGATAAAACTTTTGAGAAGTGACAAAATTGATTTCCGCGAAGAAATCAGTGACACCAAGTATAAAAATTTATATTTGATTTCCCCAAGCCCTATGGACTATTTGGAAGAGTATTTTGACTTTCAGTTCGAAGATATTGAGCGGGTTATCAATGCCACGAAGGAAATGTTTGATTTGGTTTTGATAGATGTTCCCAATATTCCTCCGCTGGAGTTTTGTGTAGGAGCTATAAAATACTGCAACGTCGGCTTTTGTGTATGGAGTGAAAGAATAGACTGTCCTCAGAATACCCAAAGATTTTTGAGTTTTATAAGTTCTATCGGTATTAGCTCGTCAAAAATCGCCAACGTAATCCTTAACAATGTGCAGGGCTTTGAATATGACAAGCAAATTATCAGTGAAATGGGAATGAAGTATATTGGAGAAGTACCCTTTGTACCGGCGGTTATAAACTATTCCCTTGACGGTCGTGTTTACTATGTGGACAGTATCATTTTGGACAAGAGATATCAAAGGGCTATGGACCGCCTGGTTAATCTGATGGTCAAATGA
- the pflB gene encoding formate C-acetyltransferase, with amino-acid sequence MKNQAWNGFVPGKWQDSIDVRDFIVNNYIPYDGTEEFLAGPSNRTKKLWEKCKKLLNDEYNKGGVLNIDTQTVSSITSHAPGYIDEENEVIKGLQTDEPLKRAVIPYGGIRMAKQACEKYGYKLSPEIENIFENYRKTHNDGVFSVYTPEMRKARHSGVITGLPDAYGRGRIIGDYRRVALYGVDILIEEKKKDLNALSNAPMNESNIRLREELAEQINALSELVEMGKTYGFDLSKPAKNALEAVQWIYLAFLAAMKETNGAANSLGRVSAFIDIYIERDLKAGIITEVEAQELIDQFIIKLRFIRHLRTPEYNELFAGDPVWITESIGGMCKDGRHMVTKTSFRLLQTLFNLGPSPEPNITVLWSEKLPTNFKRFCAKVSTLTSAIQYENDDLMSQHFHDDYGISCCVSAMRIGKDMQFFGARCNLPKLLLLSLNGGKDEISGEQVAPEFEPYTDEYLDYDKVMNRFKQMQKWLTGLYVNTMNVIHYMHDKYAYERLMMALHDTDVNRLMAFGIAGFSVLVDSFSAMKYSKVRVIRNEMGLISDFEIEGDYPQFGNDDDRVDSIAVSIVKEFYNDLKEHETYRNATHTLSILTITSNVVYGKKTGSTPDGRKKGEPFAPGANPMHGRDKMGALAVLNSLAKIPYEYCKDGISLTLSLVPRSLGKETEDRLNNLVALLDGYFSQGGHHVNINVLERSVLEKAMEDPYSYPQLTVRVSGYAVNFIRLTRQQQLEVMARTFHDVI; translated from the coding sequence ATGAAAAATCAAGCTTGGAACGGATTTGTACCGGGTAAATGGCAAGACAGCATAGATGTCAGGGATTTTATAGTGAACAATTACATCCCCTATGACGGAACTGAAGAATTTCTTGCAGGTCCAAGTAACAGAACAAAAAAACTGTGGGAAAAGTGCAAGAAACTCCTAAACGATGAGTATAACAAAGGCGGTGTATTAAATATTGACACCCAAACCGTATCGAGTATTACAAGCCACGCACCGGGTTATATAGATGAAGAAAATGAAGTTATTAAAGGTCTTCAAACCGATGAGCCTCTTAAAAGAGCTGTTATACCTTACGGTGGGATCAGAATGGCCAAGCAGGCTTGTGAAAAATATGGCTATAAACTGTCACCGGAAATTGAAAATATATTTGAAAACTATCGCAAAACCCATAATGACGGAGTGTTCAGTGTCTATACACCGGAAATGCGAAAAGCAAGGCACTCCGGCGTAATAACAGGCCTTCCCGATGCCTATGGCCGCGGAAGAATCATTGGTGACTACAGGCGTGTTGCTCTCTATGGCGTAGATATACTCATTGAAGAAAAGAAGAAAGACCTGAACGCTCTTTCAAATGCTCCTATGAATGAATCCAATATACGCTTAAGAGAAGAATTGGCCGAACAAATCAATGCACTGAGCGAACTGGTTGAAATGGGCAAAACTTACGGTTTTGATTTATCAAAGCCTGCCAAAAACGCATTGGAAGCTGTACAATGGATTTATCTTGCCTTCCTTGCGGCAATGAAAGAAACCAACGGTGCAGCTAATTCTTTAGGAAGAGTTTCCGCTTTTATTGACATATACATTGAAAGAGACCTTAAAGCCGGTATAATTACAGAAGTTGAAGCTCAGGAGCTGATTGACCAGTTTATAATCAAACTGAGATTTATCCGCCATTTAAGAACTCCCGAGTACAATGAACTCTTTGCCGGAGACCCCGTTTGGATTACCGAATCCATAGGCGGCATGTGTAAAGACGGCAGGCACATGGTAACCAAAACCTCCTTCCGACTGCTTCAGACGCTTTTTAACTTAGGGCCTTCTCCAGAGCCTAATATAACTGTCCTCTGGTCGGAAAAGCTGCCTACTAACTTCAAAAGATTTTGTGCAAAAGTATCCACACTCACCAGTGCCATTCAATACGAGAATGATGACCTTATGAGTCAACATTTTCACGATGATTACGGTATATCCTGCTGTGTATCGGCAATGCGTATAGGAAAAGATATGCAGTTTTTTGGTGCCCGTTGCAACCTGCCAAAGCTTCTGCTGCTTTCTTTAAACGGCGGGAAGGATGAAATATCCGGTGAACAGGTGGCACCGGAATTTGAACCCTATACCGATGAATATCTCGATTACGATAAGGTTATGAACCGGTTCAAACAAATGCAAAAATGGCTTACCGGGCTTTATGTAAACACAATGAATGTAATTCATTATATGCATGATAAATATGCCTACGAAAGGCTTATGATGGCTCTTCATGACACTGACGTCAACAGGCTTATGGCTTTTGGCATAGCAGGTTTTTCGGTGTTGGTGGACTCTTTCAGTGCCATGAAGTATTCCAAGGTAAGAGTTATCCGTAATGAAATGGGTTTGATTTCCGATTTTGAAATTGAGGGAGATTATCCTCAGTTCGGAAATGACGATGACAGAGTTGACAGTATTGCCGTATCTATTGTTAAAGAATTCTACAATGATCTGAAAGAACACGAAACCTATAGAAATGCCACACACACTCTTTCAATACTCACCATCACATCCAATGTTGTTTATGGCAAAAAAACCGGCTCAACTCCCGACGGCAGAAAAAAAGGCGAACCTTTTGCACCGGGAGCCAATCCAATGCATGGAAGAGATAAAATGGGAGCGCTGGCCGTGCTTAACTCTTTGGCAAAGATACCTTATGAGTATTGTAAAGACGGAATTTCACTGACTCTGTCTTTAGTTCCCCGCTCCCTCGGAAAAGAAACAGAGGACAGGCTGAACAACCTCGTGGCCCTTTTAGACGGTTACTTTTCCCAGGGCGGACACCATGTAAATATTAATGTTTTAGAAAGATCCGTATTGGAAAAAGCAATGGAAGACCCTTACAGCTATCCGCAGCTGACTGTAAGAGTTTCAGGCTATGCCGTTAATTTCATAAGGCTTACACGCCAGCAACAGCTTGAGGTTATGGCCCGAACCTTCCACGATGTAATATAA
- a CDS encoding flagellar protein FlgA, whose amino-acid sequence MDINSLKHIKPGSNLPKKIAAILVSVLVVIASFSYLNSVNSDAKEVVEIAVVKPSEGIPEKELLTESLIKKGKILKTDFKEGMVTYDKVNEVLNKYAAYFLRHDTPIYYDQLSDSVPVKHEWLYELPKESEVLTIPYDYDKCGGEILAPGDYVRVRVTYEDTDNSPSEATDMNPYFNTSSLNKKKYVTEVLFDRILVKDMLNSKGQSISEILKEVSRLGEEERKAVMESKEFMQNVQAKSLVFEATPEQVDKYTKSNSHGTFTFTILSRMDNTNFIEQMSTIDKEVKGWTNNGKE is encoded by the coding sequence ATGGACATAAACAGCCTGAAGCATATAAAACCGGGAAGCAATCTGCCGAAAAAAATAGCTGCTATTCTTGTAAGTGTACTGGTTGTTATTGCTTCCTTTTCATACTTGAATAGTGTTAACAGTGATGCCAAGGAAGTTGTTGAAATTGCGGTTGTAAAGCCAAGTGAAGGAATTCCGGAAAAAGAACTGCTGACAGAGAGTTTGATTAAAAAGGGCAAAATACTTAAGACCGATTTTAAAGAAGGAATGGTCACCTATGATAAAGTGAATGAGGTTTTAAACAAATATGCTGCCTACTTTTTACGCCATGACACTCCGATATATTATGATCAGTTATCCGATTCTGTACCGGTAAAGCATGAGTGGTTGTATGAATTGCCAAAGGAATCGGAAGTTTTGACTATTCCTTACGATTATGACAAATGTGGGGGAGAAATATTGGCTCCGGGAGACTATGTCAGAGTCAGGGTTACCTATGAAGATACCGATAACTCGCCATCTGAAGCCACAGATATGAACCCCTATTTTAATACATCTTCATTAAACAAGAAGAAATATGTTACCGAAGTTCTCTTTGACAGGATACTGGTTAAGGATATGTTAAATTCCAAGGGACAATCCATCAGTGAAATTTTAAAGGAAGTGTCAAGGTTAGGAGAAGAGGAAAGAAAGGCTGTTATGGAAAGTAAAGAATTTATGCAAAATGTGCAGGCAAAATCTTTGGTCTTTGAAGCTACTCCGGAACAGGTAGATAAGTATACCAAGTCAAATTCCCATGGCACTTTTACTTTTACCATACTAAGCAGAATGGATAATACAAATTTCATAGAGCAAATGTCTACCATCGACAAGGAGGTAAAGGGATGGACCAACAACGGGAAAGAGTAG
- the fba gene encoding class II fructose-1,6-bisphosphate aldolase, producing MPLVTSKEMFKKAYEGGYAIGAFNVNNMEIIQGITEAAKEVNAPLILQVSAGARKYANHTYLMKLIEAAEIETGLPICVHLDHGDSFELCKSCIDGGFTSVMIDGSHLPFEENIKLTKQVVDYAHDKGVVVEGELGRLAGIEDAVNVSEEDAAFTDPDEAEEFVKRTGVDSLAIAIGTSHGAYKFKGEAKLRFDILEEIQKRLPGFPIVLHGASSVMPEYVEMINNNGGQMPGAKGVPEDMLRQAAKMAVCKINIDSDLRLAVTGTIRKYFNENPSHFDPRQYLGPARSAIKEIVKHKIINVLGCDGKA from the coding sequence ATGCCATTAGTTACATCGAAAGAAATGTTTAAAAAAGCCTATGAAGGCGGGTATGCTATTGGTGCATTCAATGTTAACAACATGGAGATAATTCAGGGAATAACTGAAGCTGCAAAGGAAGTTAATGCTCCATTAATTCTTCAAGTTTCAGCAGGTGCCAGAAAGTATGCAAATCACACTTATTTAATGAAACTTATAGAAGCAGCGGAAATTGAGACAGGGCTTCCAATCTGCGTTCACCTTGACCACGGTGATTCCTTTGAACTTTGTAAATCATGTATAGACGGTGGATTCACATCAGTTATGATAGACGGTTCACACCTTCCTTTCGAAGAAAACATCAAATTGACAAAACAAGTTGTTGATTATGCACACGATAAAGGTGTTGTTGTTGAAGGTGAGCTCGGAAGACTTGCAGGTATAGAGGATGCAGTTAATGTATCTGAAGAAGATGCTGCTTTCACAGATCCTGATGAAGCTGAAGAGTTTGTTAAGAGGACAGGGGTTGACTCTTTGGCAATAGCAATAGGTACAAGCCATGGAGCGTACAAATTCAAGGGAGAAGCTAAATTAAGATTTGATATTTTGGAAGAAATTCAAAAGAGACTTCCGGGATTCCCAATTGTATTACACGGTGCATCATCGGTTATGCCTGAATATGTTGAAATGATCAACAATAACGGCGGTCAAATGCCGGGAGCAAAAGGTGTTCCTGAGGATATGTTAAGACAGGCAGCAAAAATGGCAGTATGTAAGATAAACATTGACTCTGACTTAAGGCTTGCTGTAACAGGAACTATCAGGAAATATTTCAATGAGAATCCTTCACACTTCGATCCGAGACAATATCTTGGACCGGCTAGAAGTGCTATAAAAGAAATTGTTAAACATAAAATTATCAACGTATTGGGTTGTGACGGAAAGGCTTAA
- the pflA gene encoding pyruvate formate-lyase-activating protein has product MTVKGKIHSFESFGTVDGPGIRFVVFMQGCPFRCLYCHNPDTWNFDGGTWYSADEVLNKVKRYLPYFKNSGGGITVSGGEPLAQPEFITELFKKCKQEGIHTAIDTNGFTDSNSHAVNTLLDYTDLVLLDIKHIDSEKHESLTGFSNEKVLEFAQHLNKRKIPVWLRYVVVPGLTDFKPDIIKLREFIESLINVEKIEILPFHKMGEYKWKNLNLEYKLCDTPPADKYHMEKVRKILYPDKLKSE; this is encoded by the coding sequence ATGACTGTAAAAGGCAAAATACATTCCTTTGAATCCTTCGGCACTGTCGATGGCCCGGGCATAAGATTTGTAGTCTTTATGCAGGGCTGTCCTTTCCGCTGTCTTTATTGCCATAACCCCGACACATGGAATTTCGATGGCGGTACCTGGTATTCCGCTGATGAAGTGTTGAACAAAGTCAAAAGGTACCTTCCCTATTTTAAAAACTCGGGCGGAGGTATAACTGTCTCGGGTGGAGAACCGCTTGCCCAGCCCGAATTTATTACCGAGCTTTTCAAAAAATGCAAACAGGAAGGTATTCACACAGCTATTGATACCAATGGCTTTACAGACAGTAACTCTCATGCCGTAAATACTTTATTGGACTATACCGACCTTGTGCTTCTGGATATAAAACATATTGACAGTGAAAAGCATGAATCTTTGACGGGATTTTCAAATGAAAAGGTTCTTGAATTTGCGCAGCATTTAAACAAAAGAAAAATTCCGGTGTGGTTAAGATATGTAGTAGTTCCCGGACTAACCGATTTTAAACCGGATATTATAAAATTAAGAGAATTCATTGAAAGCCTTATCAATGTTGAAAAAATTGAAATTCTGCCCTTTCATAAAATGGGCGAATACAAATGGAAGAATCTGAATCTCGAGTATAAACTCTGTGACACGCCTCCCGCTGACAAATACCACATGGAAAAAGTGCGTAAAATTCTTTATCCTGATAAACTAAAATCCGAATAA
- a CDS encoding CpaF family protein: MLTRSAVSELQKKARYIHKVENVQSKLTMMTFEEALKQCQQYISKVASNFYRRIDDPKKKREMTERYIIDYVETQKPDVEGYENLSDLRNALIDEITHYGPITDAMEDPEIDEIRANGPHQIFVERYGKTEQWDKCFTDREHMERIIAKLIGVSKVRLTPRTPMVNARTIEGYRVNATHADISPYGNPAFVIRKFKKTTMSPDKMIRDESFSVNMFKLLSLIPRANLSWMTVGPTGSGKTTLNEVLIKQIDPLCRIITIENPSELRLLRYRNNDPNDKVINDVLQYESVPDDDDSSPATMENLLINAMRQSPHWIGPGELRSPGEFATALRAAQTGHYFFTTLHAEGDKEAIYRFLTAYLIQSDEPAELALRNICSAVKFVIFQEKLADGTRKVTSISEIIGSEGLTPIVNKIYEFECIDVEDDPETGKVKRIIGRHKRVGCISEKLQQRMLKSGIKRSKFEFLTKPVDPNEEEVYDTDGFKFTF, encoded by the coding sequence ATGCTTACCAGAAGTGCTGTCAGTGAACTGCAAAAAAAAGCAAGATATATACACAAGGTGGAAAATGTACAAAGCAAGCTTACAATGATGACCTTTGAAGAAGCATTGAAGCAATGTCAGCAGTATATAAGCAAAGTGGCATCCAATTTTTACAGAAGAATTGACGACCCCAAAAAGAAAAGGGAAATGACCGAGCGATATATTATTGATTATGTGGAAACACAGAAACCCGATGTTGAGGGTTATGAAAACTTAAGTGATTTAAGGAATGCCCTTATTGATGAAATAACCCATTACGGGCCTATTACCGATGCAATGGAAGATCCTGAGATAGATGAAATAAGAGCCAATGGCCCTCATCAAATCTTTGTCGAACGATATGGAAAAACTGAACAGTGGGACAAGTGCTTTACCGACAGGGAGCATATGGAAAGAATTATTGCTAAGCTAATCGGTGTGTCAAAAGTTAGATTGACTCCCAGAACCCCCATGGTCAATGCCCGTACCATTGAAGGATACAGGGTAAATGCAACTCATGCCGATATTTCACCTTATGGAAATCCCGCTTTCGTAATTAGAAAATTTAAAAAAACCACTATGTCACCGGATAAGATGATAAGGGATGAGTCTTTTTCGGTAAATATGTTTAAACTTTTGTCTTTAATTCCAAGGGCAAATTTGTCCTGGATGACAGTGGGACCTACAGGAAGCGGTAAAACCACTTTAAATGAAGTACTTATAAAGCAAATAGATCCGCTGTGCAGGATTATAACCATAGAAAATCCTTCAGAGCTTAGATTGCTTCGCTATAGAAACAATGATCCCAATGACAAGGTAATTAATGATGTTTTGCAATATGAATCGGTACCCGATGATGACGACAGCAGCCCGGCAACTATGGAAAATCTTTTGATAAATGCCATGAGACAGTCACCCCATTGGATAGGACCGGGTGAGTTGAGGTCTCCGGGAGAATTTGCCACTGCACTGCGAGCTGCACAAACCGGGCATTACTTTTTTACTACACTGCATGCTGAAGGGGATAAAGAAGCAATTTACCGATTCCTTACTGCTTACCTTATTCAATCGGATGAGCCTGCAGAACTGGCTCTTAGAAATATCTGTTCGGCAGTTAAATTTGTAATATTTCAGGAGAAACTGGCCGACGGAACCCGTAAAGTAACCTCTATATCGGAAATTATCGGATCGGAGGGACTTACTCCTATTGTAAATAAAATATATGAATTTGAGTGTATAGACGTGGAAGATGACCCTGAAACCGGAAAAGTAAAAAGAATTATAGGCAGGCACAAAAGGGTGGGATGTATTTCTGAAAAACTGCAGCAAAGGATGCTTAAGTCGGGAATCAAACGCAGCAAGTTTGAATTCCTGACAAAGCCGGTAGACCCTAACGAAGAGGAGGTTTACGACACCGATGGATTTAAATTTACTTTTTAG